A genomic region of Methanosarcina thermophila TM-1 contains the following coding sequences:
- a CDS encoding M23 family metallopeptidase yields MKVWPLNSKILENPDSENADQKKTGFKKFQVPQKGEAGSFWENRGDRYHCGVDLYAPEKTEVVSIERGVVTEIGIMTSPEILPYWNPTYYVIIEHSRELFCKYGELAGFTVKKGDEIEPGQLIGHVGMVLNPSKIDDFCPLYIRKLKDRNPSMLHFEFWKKQPIVAHRNYLGGNWFGEEKPENLIDPTGYLEQLLS; encoded by the coding sequence ATGAAAGTGTGGCCTCTAAATTCAAAAATTTTAGAAAATCCAGATTCTGAAAATGCAGATCAGAAAAAAACAGGCTTTAAGAAGTTTCAGGTTCCGCAAAAAGGTGAAGCCGGTTCTTTCTGGGAAAACAGGGGAGATAGATACCATTGCGGAGTTGACCTTTATGCCCCTGAAAAAACCGAGGTCGTCTCGATTGAAAGAGGAGTTGTCACAGAGATAGGGATAATGACCTCGCCTGAAATCCTGCCCTACTGGAATCCGACTTATTATGTAATTATTGAACATAGCAGGGAACTGTTCTGCAAATATGGTGAGCTTGCAGGCTTTACCGTGAAAAAAGGAGACGAAATCGAACCTGGGCAATTGATAGGGCATGTGGGCATGGTGCTGAACCCCAGCAAAATCGATGATTTCTGCCCGCTTTATATCCGGAAGTTAAAAGACAGGAATCCGAGCATGCTTCATTTTGAGTTCTGGAAAAAGCAGCCCATTGTTGCGCACAGGAATTATCTTGGGGGAAACTGGTTTGGCGAAGAAAAGCCGGAAAACTTGATTGATCCTACAGGCTACCTTGAACAACTACTATCGTGA
- a CDS encoding tetratricopeptide repeat protein, which yields MTNFSKDSEKEEISGKEVVSGKRRNSGENSSIDISNKNPREELGIEKKTKKHRDLLERYESRLKDLDPELITPEDEIALKEAFIHAKEAFEPEELVSWFIVKAEPFYRSGYWKILLPLYEELLGIVEKEIGAESPEAASVLNGLAGIYRYIENYEKALEFFLMALRIRENLANQPRPETGDTLSELGTLYYLMERYEDAASYYTRALKIQEKFLSLQNLGAVRTLNRMAFFYKGMEKPEKAEEHFRKALKLLEKLLEQEPENHVVMRYKAGTLNNLGVLLAEMGKLDEAEDTYGQALKLQEKVYGAEHPQVAQTLNNLALLYFQTTRYEKAMILYTRSLEIMENFGKTEHTGFATTLNNLAGVYIQKGRYEKALELYTQALEIRERILGPDSPDVAKTLNNLGELYRILGQHKKALPLYTRALQIYEKTLGPTHPDIGTTLNNLAGLHESMGEYETAINLYEKSLDIIEKKYGPDHPYYKITRNNLLGLYEKIERSWRR from the coding sequence ATGACTAATTTCAGCAAAGATTCAGAAAAAGAGGAAATCTCAGGAAAAGAAGTAGTTTCAGGAAAAAGAAGAAATTCTGGAGAAAACAGCTCTATTGACATTTCAAATAAAAACCCGAGAGAAGAGTTGGGAATTGAAAAGAAAACGAAAAAACACCGAGATCTGCTTGAAAGGTACGAAAGCAGGCTGAAAGATCTGGATCCAGAGCTTATCACCCCTGAAGATGAAATCGCCTTAAAGGAAGCATTTATACATGCAAAGGAGGCTTTTGAACCGGAAGAACTGGTAAGCTGGTTCATAGTTAAAGCCGAGCCTTTCTACAGATCCGGATACTGGAAAATACTCCTTCCCCTTTATGAAGAACTGCTTGGCATTGTGGAAAAGGAGATTGGGGCTGAAAGTCCGGAGGCTGCATCTGTACTGAATGGGCTTGCAGGAATCTACCGTTATATAGAGAATTACGAAAAAGCCCTAGAGTTTTTTTTAATGGCTTTGAGAATCCGCGAAAACCTTGCCAATCAACCCAGACCTGAAACTGGGGATACACTAAGTGAGCTTGGTACTCTCTACTATCTGATGGAGAGGTATGAAGACGCCGCCTCATACTACACCCGCGCTCTGAAGATTCAGGAGAAATTCCTCAGCCTGCAGAACCTAGGCGCTGTTAGAACCCTGAACAGGATGGCTTTTTTTTATAAGGGAATGGAAAAGCCTGAGAAAGCTGAAGAGCACTTCAGGAAGGCTCTCAAACTTCTCGAAAAACTTCTTGAGCAGGAGCCTGAAAACCATGTGGTTATGAGGTATAAAGCCGGAACCTTGAATAACCTGGGCGTTTTGCTCGCGGAGATGGGCAAACTTGATGAAGCTGAGGATACTTACGGGCAGGCATTAAAGCTTCAGGAAAAGGTATATGGTGCTGAGCATCCGCAGGTTGCCCAGACTCTGAACAATCTTGCCCTGCTCTATTTCCAGACCACAAGGTATGAAAAAGCCATGATCCTTTATACAAGATCCCTGGAAATCATGGAAAATTTCGGAAAAACTGAACATACGGGCTTTGCTACGACCCTTAACAACCTCGCAGGCGTCTATATCCAGAAAGGCCGCTACGAAAAAGCGCTGGAGTTATACACGCAAGCTCTCGAAATCCGGGAGCGCATCCTGGGTCCTGACAGCCCTGACGTTGCGAAGACTTTAAACAACCTGGGCGAACTTTATAGGATTCTTGGTCAACACAAAAAAGCCCTTCCTCTTTATACTCGTGCCCTTCAGATTTATGAAAAAACTCTAGGTCCTACCCATCCCGATATTGGCACAACTCTTAACAACCTTGCAGGCTTGCATGAAAGCATGGGCGAATACGAAACTGCAATCAACCTGTATGAAAAATCCCTCGATATAATCGAAAAAAAATACGGTCCAGACCATCCCTATTACAAAATCACACGAAATAATTTACTTGGCTTGTACGAAAAAATAGAACGAAGCTGGCGGCGCTAA
- a CDS encoding NTPase, protein MLRIAVTGSPGIGKSTVVAKVAEKLADQSGLNTVLRIAVTGSPGIGKSTVVAKVAEKLADQSGLKIGGIQTAEIRNEGEREGFSIKDLATGKTGLLASIRGKGPRVGKYHVNLKDLERIGANALRNALDCDLIVIDEVGPMELKSEAFVSAVEAVLESNKPVLAVLHRSSSHQLAQRMRKEFEVFTVDEENRDELPEKIINRFMEMR, encoded by the coding sequence GTGCTAAGAATCGCGGTAACCGGCAGTCCAGGTATTGGAAAATCAACAGTTGTGGCAAAAGTTGCTGAAAAACTTGCCGACCAGTCGGGCTTAAATACCGTGCTAAGAATCGCGGTAACCGGCAGTCCAGGTATTGGAAAATCAACAGTTGTGGCAAAAGTTGCTGAAAAACTTGCCGACCAGTCGGGCTTAAAAATAGGCGGCATCCAGACTGCCGAAATTCGGAATGAAGGGGAGAGGGAAGGATTCTCAATAAAAGACCTTGCTACCGGAAAAACAGGACTCCTGGCTTCTATCAGAGGAAAGGGTCCTAGAGTTGGAAAATATCACGTCAACCTGAAAGATCTTGAAAGGATTGGGGCAAATGCTCTAAGGAATGCCCTGGATTGTGACCTGATAGTTATCGATGAGGTTGGGCCAATGGAGCTCAAATCCGAGGCTTTTGTTTCGGCAGTTGAAGCAGTCCTGGAATCCAATAAACCTGTTCTTGCAGTGCTGCATCGGTCAAGCAGCCACCAATTGGCTCAAAGGATGAGGAAAGAATTCGAGGTATTCACGGTTGATGAGGAGAACCGGGATGAGCTGCCTGAAAAAATCATAAACCGCTTCATGGAAATGAGGTGA
- a CDS encoding GTPase — protein MASYKALVKDVIRKADVLLEIIDARFPDETRNSEVERDIIRLNKPLIIVINKSDLVSKEKLEKTKARLSKIAPVVFVSSKERSGTTMLRHQILASAAIKAGIKGRDILVGTIGYPNVGKSSVINSVTGRHRASTSPISGHTKGVQHVYAGSRIMFIDTPGVIPFDEKDEYLQGLLGIKDATHLKDKIGVALKIIEKMLAENKAALESFYNVTIEDESSYDVLEMIGRQCNFLQKKEEVDETRTATRIINDWQNGLLLI, from the coding sequence ATGGCGAGCTACAAAGCCCTTGTAAAAGATGTTATCAGAAAAGCTGATGTCCTTCTTGAAATAATAGACGCCAGGTTTCCTGACGAGACCCGGAACAGCGAAGTAGAACGCGATATTATTCGCTTAAACAAACCTCTCATAATAGTAATCAACAAATCTGATCTCGTATCAAAGGAAAAACTTGAGAAGACAAAAGCCCGCCTTTCAAAAATTGCACCTGTAGTTTTTGTCTCCAGCAAGGAAAGGTCAGGAACAACAATGCTCAGGCACCAGATCCTCGCATCTGCCGCTATAAAAGCGGGTATAAAAGGGCGAGATATTCTGGTTGGCACTATCGGCTATCCCAATGTCGGCAAATCCTCCGTAATCAACAGCGTTACAGGCAGGCACAGGGCAAGTACATCTCCTATATCGGGACACACAAAAGGCGTTCAGCACGTATATGCAGGCTCACGCATTATGTTTATAGATACGCCTGGAGTTATCCCCTTTGATGAGAAAGATGAATATCTTCAGGGGCTGCTAGGAATAAAGGATGCAACCCACCTCAAGGACAAGATAGGAGTCGCCTTGAAAATAATCGAAAAAATGCTTGCCGAAAATAAAGCAGCCCTTGAATCATTCTATAACGTTACAATCGAAGACGAAAGTTCTTACGATGTGCTTGAGATGATAGGCAGACAGTGTAATTTCCTGCAGAAAAAAGAGGAGGTGGATGAGACAAGAACCGCTACCAGAATAATCAATGACTGGCAAAACGGGCTGCTTCTTATATAA